A window from Nitrospira sp. ND1 encodes these proteins:
- a CDS encoding glycosyltransferase family 9 protein: MTDPVRRLLLIKPSSLGDIVHAMPTLAALREQFPQARVTWLVKRQWAPLVEVIAGVDQVCSVSEGLRGWLGRVPDLRAAGFDLVVDLQGLFRSGAMARLSGCDRRIGFANAREGSSLFYTQRVAVPPAPMHAVDRYLLVAEALGATRPTQPRFEFVDRSEDRQAVETMLSRAGVAPHQPWVAMNVSARWETKRWPPQHFAEAADRLSQAHALPVVLIGGPAERAESLAVTALMRTKAIDLTGQTPVGLLPGLLRRASLLVTNDSGPMHIAAAVGTPVVALFGPTDPVKTGPYGKGHVVLSHAVECRPCFRRDCARAVPLECLTAVRPEQVVRAVEQQLERSQKPGSL, from the coding sequence ATGACCGATCCCGTACGCCGACTCCTGTTGATCAAACCGAGTTCGCTGGGCGACATCGTCCATGCGATGCCGACCCTGGCGGCGTTGCGCGAGCAGTTTCCCCAAGCCCGTGTCACCTGGCTGGTGAAGCGACAATGGGCGCCGCTGGTGGAAGTCATTGCCGGGGTCGACCAGGTCTGTTCGGTATCGGAAGGACTCAGGGGCTGGTTGGGGCGGGTGCCCGATCTCCGGGCGGCCGGCTTCGATCTGGTCGTCGATCTTCAAGGACTCTTCCGGAGCGGGGCGATGGCTCGGTTGAGCGGTTGCGACCGTCGGATCGGGTTTGCCAATGCGCGGGAGGGCAGCTCTCTGTTCTATACCCAGCGGGTGGCGGTTCCTCCCGCGCCCATGCACGCGGTCGATCGCTACCTGCTCGTCGCCGAGGCGCTAGGCGCGACACGACCCACGCAGCCGCGGTTCGAATTCGTCGATCGATCGGAAGACCGACAGGCCGTGGAGACCATGTTGTCCCGGGCCGGAGTTGCCCCTCATCAACCCTGGGTTGCCATGAACGTGTCCGCGCGTTGGGAGACCAAGCGCTGGCCGCCGCAACATTTTGCTGAGGCAGCAGACCGGCTTTCTCAGGCGCATGCGCTGCCTGTGGTCCTGATCGGCGGGCCGGCCGAGCGGGCGGAGTCGCTCGCGGTGACGGCGCTCATGCGTACGAAAGCGATTGATCTGACAGGACAGACCCCTGTAGGCTTGCTCCCCGGTTTACTCCGTCGCGCGTCCTTGTTGGTGACGAACGATTCCGGGCCTATGCACATCGCTGCGGCGGTGGGGACGCCGGTGGTGGCCCTGTTCGGCCCGACGGATCCGGTCAAAACCGGGCCCTATGGCAAGGGCCATGTGGTCCTGTCGCATGCAGTGGAATGCAGACCCTGTTTTCGCCGTGACTGTGCCCGTGCCGTGCCCCTCGAATGTCTGACCGCCGTGCGACCGGAACAGGTCGTTCGTGCCGTCGAACAACAACTTGAGCGATCACAGAAACCAGGATCATTGTGA
- a CDS encoding glycosyltransferase family 4 protein, whose product MNIIIAESSTAVGGQELAVLLHAERLLKRGHRIRLVLEPRSPIMAMARERGLPVEPFVMRQWRLPLSILAFRALLKRERPEIVHVNSSRDSWIAALSSRLLDPRPKVIRTRHISAPLNNNATTHWLYRRLFDMVIVTGSERNRQDLIHRDGLAPDRVASFPIGLDVEHFSPAKPQHDIRSELGIPTGHLLVGMISYLRDYKGHRYLVEAAAKVLKQRQGVAFLIVGEGPEEQNIRAQIERLGLTAGVRMLGFRDDLLDVFRSLNLFVIPTVEGDTIPQVLMQALAIGLPVVSTTTGSIPDVLADGESGFIVPPRDADALADRIGRLLVDPELRAAMGRRGRQTVEQSYSIDRMVDELERVYRRVIAS is encoded by the coding sequence GTGAACATCATCATTGCGGAATCCAGCACGGCGGTCGGCGGACAGGAACTGGCTGTTCTGCTGCACGCGGAGCGCCTGTTGAAGCGCGGCCATCGCATTCGATTGGTCCTGGAGCCGCGCAGCCCGATCATGGCCATGGCCAGGGAACGAGGGCTTCCGGTCGAACCCTTTGTCATGCGGCAATGGCGGCTGCCGCTGTCGATTCTGGCTTTCCGCGCGTTGCTCAAGCGGGAGCGTCCCGAGATCGTCCACGTCAACAGTTCACGCGATAGCTGGATCGCGGCGCTGTCGTCGCGCCTGCTCGATCCGCGCCCCAAAGTCATTCGCACGCGGCATATTTCGGCGCCGCTCAATAACAACGCCACCACGCATTGGCTGTATCGTCGTCTCTTCGACATGGTCATCGTGACTGGGAGCGAACGGAATCGGCAGGACCTCATCCATCGGGACGGATTGGCGCCGGACCGTGTCGCTTCGTTTCCCATCGGCTTGGATGTGGAGCACTTTTCGCCGGCCAAGCCTCAGCACGATATCCGGTCCGAGCTGGGGATTCCCACCGGGCATCTGCTGGTCGGGATGATTTCCTATCTGCGGGACTATAAAGGCCACCGGTATCTTGTAGAGGCGGCCGCCAAGGTGCTGAAGCAACGCCAGGGAGTGGCCTTTCTCATCGTGGGTGAAGGGCCGGAAGAGCAGAACATCCGCGCGCAAATCGAACGCCTCGGCTTGACCGCCGGCGTGCGCATGTTGGGATTCCGAGATGACCTCCTGGATGTGTTCCGGTCGTTGAATCTCTTTGTGATTCCCACGGTCGAAGGCGATACCATTCCTCAGGTGTTGATGCAGGCCCTGGCGATCGGACTCCCGGTTGTCTCGACGACCACCGGATCGATTCCCGATGTGCTGGCCGACGGGGAGTCGGGGTTCATCGTCCCGCCGCGGGATGCCGATGCGTTGGCCGATCGGATCGGTCGCCTGCTGGTCGATCCCGAGCTTCGCGCCGCGATGGGGCGACGGGGCCGTCAGACGGTGGAGCAGTCCTATTCGATCGACCGGATGGTGGATGAGCTGGAGCGTGTCTATCGACGGGTGATCGCATCATGA